In one Bradyrhizobium cosmicum genomic region, the following are encoded:
- a CDS encoding Bug family tripartite tricarboxylate transporter substrate binding protein yields the protein MFQLPARLVGAAVALTLAAATPAFAQQLELKLMAPAAPGGGWDQTARSMQQALVAAGVARSVQVINVPGAGGSVGIAQFVNGAKGDGNQLMVNGFVMVGALAMNKSPVTLEQVTPIARLTEEIQVIVVPANSPIKTAQDLAAAVKADIAKVTFAGGSAGGVDHVMAALFAGAVGADAKKINYIPFSGGGESLAAILGGKVTAGISGLSEYDGQIKSGKLRAIGVTSEKRIPGSDIPTFKEQGIDLVIANWRSVVAPPGITPEQRKTLSDAVEKMVKSDAWKEILKQKGWEDAYLGGDAFADFLKKETVRVTDVLKSVGLVKS from the coding sequence ATGTTCCAACTTCCCGCGCGCCTTGTCGGCGCAGCCGTCGCGCTGACCCTTGCCGCAGCGACGCCTGCCTTCGCCCAGCAGCTCGAGCTGAAGCTGATGGCGCCAGCGGCACCGGGCGGTGGCTGGGACCAGACCGCGCGCTCGATGCAGCAGGCGCTGGTTGCCGCGGGTGTCGCGCGCAGCGTGCAGGTCATCAACGTTCCCGGTGCCGGCGGCAGCGTCGGCATCGCGCAGTTCGTCAACGGCGCCAAGGGTGACGGCAACCAGCTGATGGTCAACGGCTTCGTCATGGTGGGCGCGCTCGCCATGAACAAATCACCGGTGACGCTCGAGCAGGTGACGCCGATCGCGCGCCTGACCGAGGAAATCCAGGTGATCGTGGTCCCCGCGAATTCACCGATCAAGACCGCACAGGATCTGGCGGCCGCGGTGAAGGCCGATATCGCCAAGGTGACCTTCGCCGGCGGCTCGGCTGGCGGTGTCGACCACGTGATGGCGGCGTTGTTCGCCGGCGCCGTGGGCGCCGACGCCAAGAAGATCAACTACATCCCGTTCTCTGGCGGCGGCGAATCGCTCGCCGCGATCCTTGGCGGCAAGGTCACCGCGGGTATTTCCGGGCTGAGCGAATATGACGGGCAGATCAAGTCCGGCAAGCTGCGCGCGATCGGCGTGACCTCGGAGAAGCGCATCCCGGGCAGCGACATCCCGACCTTCAAGGAGCAGGGCATCGACCTCGTGATCGCCAACTGGCGCTCGGTGGTCGCGCCTCCCGGCATCACGCCGGAGCAGCGCAAGACCTTGAGCGATGCGGTCGAGAAGATGGTGAAGTCGGACGCCTGGAAGGAAATCCTCAAGCAGAAAGGCTGGGAGGACGCCTATCTCGGCGGGGACGCCTTCGCCGACTTCCTGAAGAAGGAAACGGTGCGCGTCACCGACGTGCTGAAGTCTGTCGGCCTGGTCAAGTCATGA
- a CDS encoding IclR family transcriptional regulator: MSKNVIRRKSLEPRSPAEADHEARDGGVQSVDRALSILETLAEDDEGYRLSDLAVRTGLSASTVHRLLATLESRRFVQFDRAESKWHVGVRSFTVGASFARRRNFSAQAIPYLRKLRDLTRETANLAMVDDEFIIMLTRMESREIMRSLTQVGGRVAMVTSGVGKAVLATYSDEDVGAVIRHHGMPRLTEKSIVRPSDLFKELERIRKQGYALDDEEACMGLRCIAAVVYNDCAEPLAAISVSGMTSRMTEDRLPEIGQIVREVAGELTVALGGRMPASG, translated from the coding sequence ATGAGCAAGAACGTGATCCGGCGCAAATCGCTCGAGCCTCGATCGCCTGCGGAGGCCGACCACGAGGCCCGTGATGGCGGCGTTCAATCTGTCGACCGCGCGTTGTCGATCCTCGAAACGCTCGCCGAAGACGACGAAGGCTATCGCCTCAGCGACCTCGCCGTCCGCACCGGCCTGTCGGCCTCCACCGTGCACCGCCTGCTGGCGACGCTGGAGAGCCGCCGCTTCGTCCAGTTCGACCGCGCCGAATCCAAATGGCATGTCGGGGTACGCAGTTTTACCGTGGGCGCGAGCTTCGCGCGGCGGCGCAATTTCTCGGCGCAGGCGATTCCCTACCTTCGCAAGCTGCGCGACCTCACCCGCGAAACCGCCAACCTCGCCATGGTCGACGATGAATTCATCATCATGCTGACCCGGATGGAGAGCCGCGAGATCATGCGCTCGCTGACTCAGGTCGGCGGCCGCGTCGCCATGGTGACGTCGGGGGTCGGCAAGGCGGTGCTGGCGACCTATTCCGACGAGGACGTCGGCGCCGTGATCCGTCATCACGGCATGCCCCGCCTGACCGAGAAATCGATCGTACGCCCGAGCGACCTGTTCAAGGAGCTCGAGAGAATCCGCAAGCAGGGCTATGCGCTCGACGATGAAGAGGCTTGCATGGGCCTGCGCTGTATTGCCGCAGTGGTCTACAACGACTGCGCCGAGCCGCTCGCGGCCATTTCCGTCTCGGGCATGACCAGCCGCATGACCGAGGACAGATTGCCGGAAATCGGCCAGATCGTGCGCGAAGTCGCCGGCGAGCTGACGGTCGCGCTTGGCGGGAGGATGCCGGCTTCCGGCTAA
- a CDS encoding acetate--CoA ligase family protein translates to MSNSKDAVRKVLDQVKADNRSSLTAPEGKLVCDAYGIPVPKEGVARSAGEAGKMASAMGFPVVMKIVSPDILHKTEAGGVIVGLKTAEDAEKAYETILGNARKYKSDAKIEGVQVQQMLAGGTEVIVGSITDGSFGKLVAFGLGGVLVEVLKDITFRLAPATREDALSMLDGIQAHEILKGVRGGEPVNRNALADVIVKVSQLVTDFPEIVELDLNPVFATAKDAIAADVRIVVDFAYVPKPKPRPTEEIVAAMSRIMQPKGVAVIGASAEDGKIGNSVMKNLVNGGYKGEIYPIHPKAPEILGYKAYKSVKDVPGVIDTAVFAIPAKFVAGALVECGEKKIPGAVLIPSGFAEAGAPELQAEIVEIGKKYDIRLMGPNIYGFYYTPANLCATFCTAYDVKGHAALSSQSGGIGMAIIGFSRSAKMGVSAIVGLGNKSDIDEDDLLAFFEQDPNTNLIAQHCEDLKDGRAFAEAAKRVSKKKPVVVLKAGRTSAGAKAASSHTGALAGNDKIYEDVLAQSGVIRARSLRQLLEFARGVPVLPTPKGENVLIITGAGGSGVLLSDSCVDNGLSLMSMPPDLDAAFRKFIPPFGAAGNPVDITGGEPPITYVNTVKLGLSDERIHSLILGYWHTIVTPPMVFARNMVEVKKEMEAKGFVKPIVASLAGDVEVEEAAEYLYQNGIPAYAYSTELPVEVLGAKYKWARGAGLL, encoded by the coding sequence ATGTCCAATTCCAAAGATGCCGTCCGCAAGGTGCTTGACCAGGTCAAGGCGGACAACCGCAGCAGCCTGACGGCGCCGGAAGGCAAGCTGGTCTGCGACGCCTACGGCATTCCGGTGCCGAAGGAGGGCGTGGCGAGGTCGGCGGGCGAGGCCGGCAAGATGGCCTCCGCGATGGGCTTCCCTGTGGTGATGAAGATCGTCTCACCGGACATTCTCCACAAGACCGAAGCGGGCGGCGTCATCGTTGGCCTCAAGACGGCCGAGGATGCAGAGAAGGCGTACGAGACCATTCTCGGGAACGCCCGGAAATATAAGTCCGATGCCAAGATCGAGGGCGTCCAGGTGCAGCAGATGCTGGCCGGCGGCACCGAAGTCATCGTCGGCTCGATCACCGACGGCTCGTTCGGCAAGCTGGTTGCCTTCGGCCTCGGCGGCGTGCTGGTCGAAGTCCTGAAGGACATCACCTTCCGCCTCGCGCCCGCGACCAGGGAAGATGCGCTGTCGATGCTCGACGGCATCCAGGCGCATGAGATCCTCAAGGGCGTTCGCGGCGGTGAGCCGGTGAACCGCAACGCGCTCGCCGACGTCATCGTCAAGGTCTCCCAGCTCGTGACCGATTTCCCCGAAATCGTCGAGCTCGACCTCAACCCGGTGTTCGCGACCGCGAAGGACGCGATCGCCGCCGACGTGCGCATCGTGGTGGACTTCGCCTATGTGCCGAAGCCCAAGCCGCGCCCGACCGAAGAGATCGTCGCGGCCATGAGCCGCATCATGCAGCCGAAGGGCGTCGCCGTGATCGGCGCCTCCGCCGAGGACGGCAAGATCGGCAACTCCGTGATGAAGAACCTCGTCAACGGCGGCTACAAGGGCGAGATCTATCCGATCCACCCGAAGGCGCCGGAGATTCTGGGGTACAAGGCCTACAAGAGCGTCAAGGACGTGCCGGGCGTGATCGACACCGCGGTGTTCGCGATCCCCGCCAAGTTCGTCGCCGGCGCGCTCGTCGAATGCGGCGAGAAGAAAATTCCGGGCGCCGTGCTGATCCCCTCGGGCTTTGCCGAAGCCGGCGCGCCGGAGTTGCAGGCCGAGATCGTCGAAATCGGCAAGAAGTACGACATCCGCCTGATGGGGCCGAACATCTATGGCTTCTATTATACGCCGGCAAATCTCTGCGCGACCTTCTGCACCGCCTATGACGTCAAGGGCCACGCGGCGCTGTCGTCGCAGTCGGGCGGCATCGGCATGGCCATCATCGGCTTCTCGCGCTCGGCCAAGATGGGCGTCTCGGCGATCGTCGGCCTCGGCAACAAATCCGACATCGACGAGGACGATCTGCTCGCCTTCTTCGAGCAGGATCCGAATACGAATCTGATCGCGCAGCACTGCGAAGACCTCAAGGACGGCCGAGCCTTCGCGGAAGCCGCCAAGCGCGTCTCCAAGAAGAAGCCGGTCGTCGTGCTCAAGGCTGGCCGCACCTCGGCTGGCGCCAAGGCGGCGTCCTCGCACACCGGCGCACTCGCCGGTAACGACAAGATCTACGAGGACGTGCTGGCGCAGTCGGGAGTGATCCGCGCCCGCAGCTTGCGGCAGCTGCTCGAATTCGCCCGCGGCGTGCCGGTTCTGCCGACGCCGAAGGGCGAGAACGTGCTGATCATCACCGGTGCCGGCGGCTCGGGCGTGCTGCTGTCGGACTCCTGTGTCGACAACGGCCTGTCGCTGATGTCGATGCCGCCGGATCTGGACGCGGCCTTCCGCAAGTTCATCCCGCCGTTCGGCGCGGCAGGAAATCCTGTGGATATCACCGGCGGCGAGCCGCCGATCACCTACGTCAACACGGTCAAGCTCGGCCTGTCGGACGAGCGCATCCATTCGCTGATCCTCGGCTACTGGCACACCATCGTCACGCCGCCGATGGTGTTCGCCCGCAACATGGTCGAGGTGAAGAAGGAGATGGAGGCCAAGGGCTTCGTGAAGCCGATCGTCGCCTCGCTCGCCGGCGACGTCGAGGTCGAGGAAGCCGCCGAATATCTCTACCAGAACGGCATCCCGGCCTATGCCTACTCGACCGAGCTTCCGGTCGAGGTGCTCGGCGCCAAGTATAAGTGGGCGCGCGGGGCAGGGCTGCTCTGA
- a CDS encoding GntR family transcriptional regulator produces MAEADIAIVRIAPESSFKNKAYDALKEAILKMDIYSTPEPVMLDERALSERLGVSRTPIREAIAMLEQDGFVKTVPRRGIMVVRRTKSEIVDMIRAWAALESMAARLITTTARKKDITALRDYFKDFSKDRLPEDHVEEYSRANIAFHQALISLSESPVLVDLTNDLLLHVRGYRQLTIGRKDRTATSLPEHLGMIEALEARDTELAEKRARDHTLGLAAYVEAHGQELF; encoded by the coding sequence ATGGCCGAGGCAGATATCGCAATCGTTCGTATTGCCCCGGAGAGCAGCTTCAAGAACAAGGCGTATGACGCCTTGAAGGAAGCCATCCTCAAGATGGACATCTACTCGACGCCCGAGCCGGTGATGCTCGACGAGCGCGCGCTGTCCGAGCGCCTGGGTGTCAGCCGCACACCGATCCGCGAAGCGATCGCGATGCTCGAGCAGGACGGCTTCGTGAAGACCGTTCCGCGCCGCGGCATCATGGTGGTGCGCCGGACCAAGAGCGAGATCGTCGACATGATCCGCGCCTGGGCGGCGCTGGAAAGCATGGCGGCGCGCCTCATCACCACCACGGCGCGCAAGAAGGACATCACGGCGCTGCGAGACTATTTCAAGGACTTCAGCAAGGATCGCCTGCCCGAGGATCACGTCGAGGAATATTCGCGCGCCAACATCGCCTTCCATCAGGCGCTGATCTCCCTGTCGGAATCGCCCGTGCTGGTCGATCTCACCAACGATTTGCTGCTGCACGTGCGCGGCTACCGGCAATTGACCATCGGCCGCAAGGACCGCACCGCGACCTCCCTGCCCGAGCATCTCGGCATGATCGAAGCGCTGGAAGCGCGCGACACCGAACTCGCCGAGAAGCGGGCCCGCGACCACACCCTTGGCCTTGCCGCTTACGTCGAAGCACACGGACAGGAACTCTTCTAG
- the oxc gene encoding oxalyl-CoA decarboxylase: protein MLNTATKSEAPGTEQELTDGFHLVIDALKLNGINTIYNVPGIPITDLGRMAQAAGIRVISFRHEQNAGYAAGIAGYLTKKPGVCLTVSAPGFLNGLTALAHATTNCYPMILVSGSSEREIVDLQQGDYEEMDQLAIAKPLCKAAYRVLHAQDIGIGFARAIRAAVSGRPGGVYLDLPAKLFGQVMNAEAGRKSLVKVIDAAPAQIPSPASVKRALDVLKSAKRPLIILGKGAAYAQADEEIKTFVEKSGVPFLPMSMAKGLLPDTHPQCAGAARSTVLKDSDVVMLIGARLNWLLSHGKGKSWGETPKKFIQVDIEPREMDSNVEIVAPVVGDIGSVVSAFNQAIATGWTAPPADWTKAIASKRDENVAKMAPKLMNNKSPMDYHGALGVLKTVIKDHPEAILVNEGANTLDLARGVIDMYRPRKRLDVGTWGVMGIGMGQAIAATLETGHPVLAVEGDSAFGFSGMEVETICRYNLPICVVIFNNDGIYRGTDVNGANADPATTVFVKGARYDKMMEAFGGVGVNATSPDELKRAVNDAMASRKPTLINAVIDPAAGSESGRIGNLNPQSVLQKKK, encoded by the coding sequence ATGCTGAACACCGCGACCAAGTCCGAAGCACCGGGCACCGAGCAGGAACTGACGGATGGTTTTCATCTCGTCATCGACGCGCTCAAGCTGAACGGCATCAACACCATCTATAATGTGCCGGGCATCCCGATCACGGATTTGGGCCGCATGGCGCAGGCCGCCGGCATTCGTGTGATCTCCTTCCGCCACGAGCAGAACGCCGGTTACGCCGCGGGCATCGCCGGCTATCTCACCAAGAAGCCCGGCGTCTGCCTCACTGTGTCCGCGCCCGGCTTCCTCAACGGTCTCACCGCGCTCGCGCACGCCACCACCAACTGCTACCCGATGATCCTGGTCTCGGGCTCGTCCGAGCGCGAGATCGTCGACCTCCAGCAGGGCGACTATGAAGAGATGGATCAGCTCGCGATCGCGAAGCCCCTGTGCAAGGCGGCCTATCGCGTGCTGCACGCCCAGGATATCGGCATCGGCTTCGCCCGCGCCATCCGCGCAGCCGTGTCGGGACGTCCGGGCGGCGTCTATCTCGACCTGCCAGCAAAGCTGTTCGGCCAGGTGATGAACGCCGAGGCCGGCCGGAAATCGCTGGTCAAGGTGATCGATGCTGCGCCCGCGCAAATCCCCTCGCCCGCTTCGGTGAAACGCGCGCTCGACGTGCTGAAGAGCGCCAAGCGCCCGCTGATCATCCTCGGCAAGGGCGCGGCCTACGCGCAGGCCGACGAGGAGATCAAGACCTTCGTCGAAAAGAGCGGCGTGCCGTTCCTGCCCATGAGCATGGCCAAGGGCCTCCTGCCCGACACGCATCCGCAGTGCGCCGGTGCTGCCCGCTCGACCGTGCTGAAGGACTCCGACGTCGTCATGCTGATCGGCGCGCGGCTGAATTGGCTGCTCTCGCACGGCAAGGGCAAGAGCTGGGGCGAGACCCCGAAGAAGTTCATCCAGGTCGACATCGAACCGCGCGAGATGGACTCCAACGTCGAGATCGTCGCGCCCGTCGTCGGCGACATCGGCTCGGTCGTCTCGGCCTTCAACCAGGCCATCGCGACGGGCTGGACCGCCCCGCCCGCCGACTGGACCAAGGCCATCGCGTCCAAGCGCGACGAGAACGTTGCCAAGATGGCGCCGAAGCTGATGAACAACAAATCGCCGATGGACTATCACGGCGCGCTCGGCGTGCTGAAGACCGTCATCAAGGATCATCCCGAGGCGATCCTCGTCAACGAAGGCGCCAACACGCTCGACCTCGCCCGCGGCGTCATCGACATGTACCGCCCTCGCAAGCGTCTCGACGTCGGCACCTGGGGCGTGATGGGGATCGGCATGGGCCAGGCGATTGCCGCTACGCTCGAGACCGGCCACCCCGTGCTTGCGGTGGAAGGCGACAGCGCGTTCGGCTTCTCCGGCATGGAGGTCGAGACCATCTGCCGCTACAACCTTCCGATCTGCGTCGTCATCTTCAACAATGACGGCATCTATCGCGGCACCGACGTCAACGGCGCCAATGCCGATCCGGCCACGACCGTGTTCGTCAAGGGCGCGCGCTACGACAAGATGATGGAAGCCTTCGGCGGCGTCGGCGTGAATGCGACCTCGCCCGACGAGCTCAAGCGCGCCGTCAACGACGCGATGGCTTCACGCAAGCCGACGCTCATCAACGCGGTGATCGATCCGGCCGCGGGCTCGGAGAGCGGTCGCATCGGCAACCTCAATCCGCAGAGCGTTCTGCAGAAGAAGAAGTAA
- the frc gene encoding formyl-CoA transferase, translating to MTKALEGVRILDFTHVQSGPTCTQLLAWFGADVIKVERPGVGDITRGQLQDIPNVDSLYFTMLNHNKRSITLDTKNPKGKEVLTELIKKCDVLVENFGPGVLDRMGFPWEKIQAINPKMIVASIKGFGPGPYEDCKVYENVAQCTGGAASTTGFRDGLPLVTGAQIGDSGTGLHLALGIVTALYHRTHSGKGQRVTAAMQDGVLNLARVKLRDQQRLAHGPLKEYSQFGEGIPFGDAVPRAGNDSGGGQPGRILKCKGWETDPNAYIYFITQAPVWEKICDVIGEPTWKTDPNYAKPAARLPRLNEIFARIEQWTMTKTKFEAMEILNKDDIPCGPILSMKELAEDQSLRATGTVVEVDHPTRGKYLSVGNPIKLSDSPSDVERSPLLGEHTDEILRSVLGFSDHQVAEIHKSGALDPPQKQAAE from the coding sequence ATGACCAAAGCGCTCGAGGGCGTTCGCATTCTCGATTTCACCCACGTTCAGTCCGGACCGACCTGCACGCAGCTGCTCGCCTGGTTCGGCGCCGACGTGATCAAGGTGGAGCGTCCGGGCGTGGGTGACATCACCCGTGGCCAGTTGCAGGACATCCCGAACGTGGACAGCCTGTATTTCACCATGCTCAACCACAACAAGCGCTCGATCACGCTCGACACCAAGAACCCCAAGGGCAAGGAGGTTCTGACCGAGCTGATCAAGAAGTGCGACGTGCTGGTCGAGAATTTCGGCCCCGGCGTGCTCGACCGCATGGGCTTCCCCTGGGAGAAGATCCAGGCGATCAATCCCAAGATGATCGTCGCCTCGATCAAGGGCTTTGGCCCCGGCCCCTACGAAGACTGCAAGGTTTATGAGAACGTCGCGCAGTGCACCGGCGGCGCCGCCTCCACCACCGGCTTCCGTGACGGTCTCCCACTCGTCACCGGCGCGCAGATCGGCGACAGCGGCACCGGCCTGCATCTGGCGCTGGGCATCGTCACCGCGCTCTATCACCGTACCCACTCGGGCAAGGGCCAGCGCGTCACGGCAGCGATGCAGGACGGCGTCCTGAATCTCGCCCGCGTCAAACTGCGTGACCAGCAGCGCCTCGCCCACGGTCCGCTCAAGGAGTACAGCCAGTTCGGCGAAGGCATTCCGTTCGGCGACGCCGTGCCGCGCGCCGGCAACGACTCTGGCGGTGGCCAGCCCGGCCGCATCCTGAAGTGCAAGGGCTGGGAAACCGATCCCAACGCCTACATCTACTTCATCACCCAGGCCCCGGTCTGGGAGAAGATCTGCGACGTGATCGGCGAGCCGACCTGGAAGACCGATCCGAACTACGCCAAACCGGCGGCGCGCCTGCCGCGCCTGAACGAGATCTTCGCCCGCATCGAGCAGTGGACGATGACGAAGACGAAGTTCGAGGCGATGGAGATCCTCAACAAGGACGACATCCCCTGCGGCCCGATCCTGTCGATGAAGGAGCTTGCCGAAGACCAGTCGCTGCGCGCGACCGGCACGGTGGTCGAAGTCGACCACCCCACCCGCGGCAAGTATCTCTCCGTCGGCAACCCGATCAAGCTGTCGGACTCACCGAGCGATGTCGAGCGCTCCCCGCTGCTCGGCGAGCACACCGACGAGATCCTTCGCTCGGTCCTCGGCTTCAGCGACCACCAGGTCGCCGAGATCCACAAGTCCGGCGCACTCGACCCGCCGCAGAAGCAGGCCGCTGAGTAA
- a CDS encoding cold-shock protein, giving the protein MPTGTVKWFNGQKGFGFIQPDDGGNDVFVHISAVERAGLAGLAEGQKVNFEAKTDKMRGKVSAENLSLA; this is encoded by the coding sequence ATGCCGACAGGTACAGTGAAGTGGTTTAACGGCCAGAAGGGCTTCGGATTCATTCAGCCCGACGACGGCGGCAACGATGTGTTCGTTCATATCAGCGCGGTCGAACGTGCTGGTCTGGCGGGTCTCGCCGAGGGCCAGAAGGTCAACTTCGAGGCCAAGACCGACAAGATGCGGGGCAAGGTCAGCGCTGAGAATCTCTCGCTGGCCTAA
- a CDS encoding SRPBCC family protein, with protein sequence MPNTVRLHRALSTSPEKLYRAFVEADALAKWLPPNGFTCTVHHLEPKVGGTFKMSFRNFTTGAGHSFGGEYLELVPGERLRYTDRFDDPNLSGEIEVTVILKKVSVGTELDITQAGIPDVIPPEACYLGWQESLRNLARLVEPEINQ encoded by the coding sequence ATGCCGAACACTGTCCGCCTGCACCGCGCTCTCTCGACCAGCCCGGAGAAACTCTATCGCGCCTTCGTCGAGGCGGACGCGCTGGCGAAATGGCTGCCGCCGAACGGCTTCACCTGCACCGTGCATCATCTCGAGCCGAAGGTCGGCGGCACGTTCAAGATGTCGTTCCGCAACTTCACGACGGGCGCCGGTCATTCATTCGGCGGTGAATATCTCGAGCTCGTCCCCGGCGAACGTCTCCGCTACACCGACAGGTTCGACGATCCCAACCTGTCCGGCGAGATCGAGGTGACCGTGATCCTGAAGAAGGTCTCGGTCGGCACCGAGCTTGATATTACCCAGGCGGGTATCCCGGACGTCATTCCTCCGGAGGCCTGCTATCTCGGCTGGCAGGAATCGCTGCGCAATCTGGCAAGGCTCGTCGAGCCCGAGATCAATCAATAA
- a CDS encoding Hsp70 family protein — protein sequence MSSASSAVSIGIDFGTSNTVVAIAADDRRVEAIRFDHGGQRHSVYVSALCFWEDRPGAGAQAEGGPWAIETFLEGRHVYRFLQSFKTFAASSSFNTTQVFRQRFKFEDILAAFLRTLARHGGDKFGFETSTITVGRPVRFAGGNPDEALAMQRYRAAFERLGAGHARYVYEPVGAAFSFARRLERDATVLVADFGGGTSDFSVMRFSRTGGTLRAEPLGHAGIGIAGDTFDYRIVDHVVSPRLGKGSSFRSFDKVLPVPSGHYTNLARWHQLAMMKSNGDLRELRELARSALKPELLEDFITIVDLDLGFSLYRAVSDAKVALSAKDEVDFRFKGGGVDIGSTITRKNFDSWIADDVARLGATVDKVLAEAGITAREIEKVFLTGGTSFVPAVRKLFADRFGNERLMSGDQFESIAYGLALIGHSPDPDRWTASGGLEPKAGA from the coding sequence ATGTCGAGCGCTTCGTCCGCTGTCTCGATCGGCATCGATTTCGGGACCAGCAATACGGTCGTCGCGATCGCGGCGGATGACCGCCGGGTCGAGGCCATCCGCTTCGACCATGGCGGCCAGCGGCACAGCGTCTATGTGTCGGCCCTGTGCTTCTGGGAGGACCGGCCGGGAGCCGGCGCCCAGGCCGAAGGCGGCCCGTGGGCGATCGAGACGTTCCTGGAAGGACGCCACGTCTACCGCTTCCTCCAGTCGTTCAAGACCTTTGCCGCGAGCAGCAGCTTCAACACAACGCAGGTGTTCCGGCAGCGCTTCAAGTTCGAGGACATCCTGGCGGCGTTCCTGCGAACACTGGCGCGCCATGGCGGCGACAAATTCGGCTTCGAGACCTCCACCATCACGGTCGGCCGTCCGGTGCGCTTCGCCGGCGGAAATCCCGACGAAGCGCTGGCGATGCAGCGCTACCGGGCCGCGTTCGAGCGTCTCGGCGCCGGCCACGCGCGTTATGTCTACGAACCCGTGGGTGCCGCGTTCTCCTTCGCCCGCCGGCTCGAGCGCGATGCGACCGTGCTGGTCGCGGATTTCGGCGGCGGCACCAGCGACTTCTCGGTGATGCGTTTCTCGCGCACGGGAGGTACCTTGCGCGCCGAGCCGCTCGGCCATGCCGGCATCGGCATTGCGGGCGACACGTTCGACTACCGCATCGTCGACCACGTCGTCTCGCCGCGGCTGGGCAAGGGCTCCAGCTTCCGTTCGTTCGACAAGGTGCTACCGGTTCCCAGCGGCCACTACACCAACCTTGCACGCTGGCATCAGCTCGCGATGATGAAGAGCAACGGCGATCTGCGCGAGCTTCGGGAGCTTGCGCGCAGCGCGCTGAAACCGGAGTTGCTCGAGGATTTCATCACCATCGTCGATCTCGATCTCGGGTTCTCACTTTATCGAGCGGTGTCGGATGCCAAGGTCGCGCTTTCGGCAAAGGACGAAGTCGACTTCCGCTTCAAGGGCGGCGGCGTCGACATCGGTTCCACCATCACGCGGAAGAACTTCGATTCCTGGATTGCCGACGACGTCGCGCGGCTCGGCGCCACCGTCGACAAGGTGCTGGCCGAGGCCGGCATCACCGCACGCGAAATCGAGAAAGTGTTCCTGACCGGCGGGACATCGTTCGTGCCAGCCGTCCGGAAGCTGTTCGCCGACCGGTTCGGCAACGAACGGCTGATGTCGGGCGACCAGTTCGAGTCGATCGCTTACGGGCTCGCGCTGATCGGGCACAGTCCCGATCCGGACCGCTGGACTGCGAGCGGCGGGCTCGAACCGAAGGCGGGCGCGTAG